The nucleotide window GGCGGAGGATGAGGCTATTATAGCAGAACTAGGTTACGCAAGCGAATATGAAAGAATGCTTTGTTTAGTTCTTAACGAAAGAACTAGAGAATTGGTTGGTGAATGGCACAGATGGGCAGATTTAAGTAGGACCAAAACCTTAATAGAAAGAGTAAGGGCTTATAATCCTGAAGCTGCACCTAATATCCAAGAGCACCATTTGCTAAGACCAATCCCACAGTCTTTCCTAGATGCTATTTACAAAGATGGAAAACCTTTGACAGCACAAGAAAAACAGGCCATGCAAAATCCTGGATATTAATAATTTTATTAGCTAGCCAGTTAATAGAAGTGAGGAAAACCGTCTAATTATATTAGGCGGTTTTCAATTTTTGATAATAAAAAGAAATTTTATTTTAGACCGAATTTCGCTCTATATATCGAAATACATTGCGGACTTTTTCCTTCTTGTTTTTCAACACCATATAAGCAGCTGTAGCCCCCATCGTTCTGAAGTCTGTAGAAATTACCGTTATTCCTAACAATTCTTTTAGTGGCGTATCATTATATGAGATGATTCCAATATCGTCGCCAAGGATCTTTTTCTTGTCATTAACCTGTTTAACAAGGTTAACCAGGTCCATTTCTTCAATAATAATATAGGCATCACGACTCTGAAGCTCCATGTCATCATAAACTTGGTCCAAGATTTCGTAATCGAAGTTAAACTCTCCGCAAAAACTTACAAATCCATGTAAGATTCTTCTAGGATATGGAAAAACCGATTTGGTTGGATATACCAGTATTAGTTTATCATACTTCCTAAGCTTATCCATGGCTTCTATAAGAGAATCGTAAATATCCTTTTTGAAGTTTTGATAAATGGCTCCGTAATTGCCCCCTATTTCCGGCTTATCATTGTCTAGAATGATGAGTTTATCCCTGGGGATTTTATTTATTTCACCCAAAACACTATCGGGACAACTTACATGCGTTAAATTCTCATCTTTGAAATGTAACATAATTACATAATAATCATATGCACCCATGCTTTTCTGAAGCTCCTTCCTAAACAGACCTTCATCACAATGGTAAATTGATAAGGTTACATGGCCATTCGCTCCAATTTCATTAACGAATGAATTGTAAATACGCATCTTATAAGAGCTGGGCTTATTAATAAGAAAAAAGATGTTAAGCTTAGAAATTAAATCTGTTTTCGCAATATAAAAACCTTTCCCTTTAACGGATACAATTACCTTCCTACACTTAAGTTCCCTATATGCCTTTTCAACAGTATCCCGAGACAAGTTGCATGTTTCGCTCACTTCGTTAATCGACGGAATTTTCTTGCCAATTTCCAATTTACCTTTTGCAATGTCATTGATTATAGATTCAACTATTTGCTTGTACTTTGGTATCCTAGAAGATTCGTTTATCTTAATTAACTCAGCAGTGAACATTTTGAAAGACCAATTTTTTGGGAAATTTAAAATATTTCATTTAAAGTAACGATTTTTTGATAATCTCGTAATCAAGTTATTCCAAAATTTAAAATTTGCTTTTTTAACGAGGAAAACTACATAACACCACAGGATAGCTAAAAATAGTCAATAATATATCTTTGGTTTATGTGAGAAACTCAATCTGATATGGAAATGCAAAAAACTTTTAAATACGTTGATTACCTATGGAATGATGACGATGCAACAGCGTTAGGAGACGATCAAGTAGCTCAATTCCTTTATAGATCCAACATTCTAGGATCTGATCTTCGTATCACCAATTATGGAGGTGGAAATACCAGTTGTAAAACCATAGAACGGGATCCCTTAACCAATGAGGAAGTTGAGGTTATGTGGATAAAGGGATCAGGTGGAGATATTGGCACGTTAACCAAAGCAGGAATAGCAGGGCTATATGTAAATCGCCTTAGGGATTTAAAAAATGTTTACGAGGGTCTGCATGATGAAGATAGAATGGTCGGCCTGTTTAACCATTGTATTTATGATTTAGAAAGTAAAGCGCCTTCCATTGATACACCTCTGCATGGAATGTTACCATTTAAACACATTGATCATTTACACCCAGATGCTCTTATTGCCGTAGCCGCTGCTAAGGATAGCGAAAAAGTAACCAAAGAAATTTGGGGCGATACAATGGGTTGGGTTCCATGGCAAAGACCAGGCTTCGATTTGGGATTACAACTGGAAAAATGCCTGAACGAAAATCCAGGAATTAGAGGAATCGTTTTGGGAAGCCATGGCCTTTTTACATGGGGAGACACCTCATACGACTGTTATATGAATAGTCTAGAAGTGATTGAAAAAGCTTCTGATTACATACAAGAAAAAATTAAAGAAAAAGGCAGTGTATTTGGAGGGCAAAAAGTTCAATCCCTAGAAAAGGATTTACGTATAGAACAAGCCTCTAAATTGATGCCTATTTTAAGAGGTTTATGTTCTTCTGAAAATCGTATGGTGGGTCATTTTACCGATAGTGATACTGTTTTAGAATTTATCAATAGTAACGATTTGGAACGATTAGCTCCATTGGGAACCTCCTGTCCAGACCACTTTTTAAGGACTAAAATTCAGCCTTTGGTACTTCAGTTAGATCCAAATGAAGATTTAAGTAATACAGATAAGGTTAAAGAGCAACTTGTTCCAGCCTTTGAAAACTATAGGAAAGAATATAAAGACTATTACGAGACTTGCAAAAGACCTAATAGTCCTGCAATGAGAGATCCAAATCCTGTTATTATTATCTATCCAGGGGTTGGAATGTTTAGCTTTTCAAAGGATAAGCAAACCACTAGAGTGGCAAGTGAATTTTACATTAACGCCATTAACGTTATGCGAGGTGCAGAAGCAATAACCTCTTATACCGCTTTACCCAGACAAGAAGCATTTGATATAGAATACTGGTTGCTAGAAGAAGCAAAACTACAACGGATGCCTAAGGAAAAACCTCTTTCAAGAAAAATAGCTTTCGTTACTGGTGCGGGAGGAGGAATAGGAAAGGCAATTGCTGATAAATTGGCCCAAGAAGGTGCATGTGTAGTGTTGTCTGACATTTCTGAAGAACGATTAATCGAAGCAACTTCGTCTTATGGAAAAGATAAAGGGACGTATGCGGTTTGCGATGTAACGGATAGTAATTCCATTGCCGAAGCCCTTAAAAAATCTTGTTTGGAATTTGGCGGAGTGGATATCGTGGTGCATAGTGCAGGACTGGCTATCTCGAAGTCGCTTGAAGATACAACAGAAAAGGATTGGGATATACTACAAGATGTTTTGGTTAAAGGACAGTTTGAGTTAATTAAACAAGGTGTAGCAATCATGCGCTTACAAGGGTTAAGTGGGGATGTTGTTTCTATTGCAAGTAAAAATGGATTGGTCTCAGGACCAAATAACGTCGGTTACGGAACTGCAAAGGCAGCGCAACAACACATGGTTAGATTACTTGCTGCCGAATTAGGTAAGGATAAAATTCGTGTTAATACCGTGAACCCCGATGGAGTGATAGTTGGAAGTAAAATATGGGAAGGTGAATGGGCTGAAGGTCGGGCTAAAGCTTATGGCATTTCAGTTGATGAATTGCCTGCGCATTATGCTAAGCGAAATCTTTTAAATGAAATTATTTATCCTAGCGATATTGCTAATGGGGTTTTTGCCTGTGTAGCAGTGTTAGATAAAACAACAGGGAATATAATTAATGTAGATGGTGGAATGGCCAATGCATTTGTTAGATAAATATTTGAATTAGTAGTAAGTTAGTTTTGAATTCGATGTCCATGGATAACTCCGCGGACATCGTTTAAAAAAATGAAAAATGGTACTGAAGAGAGAGGAAATAGCTGCCTTAAATCAAAAGAATGTAAACGACCATCGGGACCAATATGAGTTTCTATCAAATCAGTTAGATAAAAAAGGAATTGATGTTAGTAGAATTAAAACTCTTTTAGAAAAGTTTCAGGTTGCAATTCCTAGTTGGGCATTAGGTGCTGGCGGAACAAGATTCGGAAGATTTTCATTTTACGGAGAACCTTCTACGTTGGAACAAAAAATTGAAGATGTTGGTTTATTACACGCACTAACAAACTCTGCAGGAGCAATTTCACTTCATATTCCTTGGGATATACCGGAAGACTATCTAGCAATTAAACAATTAGCAGAATCCCATAATTTGGTTTTTGATGCCGTTAATTCAAATACTTTTCAAGATCAAAAAGACAGCCCTCACAGCTATAAATTTGGGTCATTGTGTAATTTAAACGCCGATGTCCGCAACCAAGCCATTCAACATAATATAGATGTAGTTGAAATCGGCAAAAAATTAGGTTCCAAAAGCTTAACCGTTTGGTTGGCGGATGGCTCTAATTTTCCTGGTCAGCATAATTTTCAGACTGTCTTGAATAACACTCAAGAAAGCCTAAATTCAATTTATAATGTTCTGCCTCCCGATTGGAAACTTTTTATTGAATACAAACCTTACGAACCTAATTTTTATAGCACTGTAATACAAGATTGGGGAACCTCCTTTATGTTAGCTAATGGTTGTGGCGATAGGGCATATACATTGGTTGATCTTGGACATCATTTGCCGAACACCAACATTGAGCAAATTGTTTCAACCTTAATGTTGAAAGGTAAACTAGGAGGTTTTCATTTTAACGATAGTAAGTATGGTGATGATGATTTAACGGTAGGCAGCATTAAACCTTATTCCTTATTTCTTATTTTCAACTCCCTGGTTTATGGAATTGAAAATAATCCTCAAAATCCATATCCGGCTTGGATGATTGATGCAAGCCATAACATAAAAGACCCCATTGAAGATTTAATACAATCCTTGGAGGCAATCCTTGAAGCGTACTCAAAAGCCTTATTAATAGATCAGGAAGCCTTAAAAGTCGCTCAGCACAATAATGATGTAGTTAAATGCCAAGAAATACTTCAGGATGCCTACAGAACAGATGTTCGCCCCTTGTTAAGACAAGTTAGACTTGAAAACAATAGTGCATTAGACCCGATTAAAACCTACAGAGAATTAAAAGTTAGACAAAAACTGATAGATTTAAGAGGGAAACACACCGTTGCCTCTGGTCTATAATGTTTAGGGGATGAAAGAAGTAACGGCGGTTTTCGATATTGGAAAGACAAATAAGAAATTCTTTTTGTTCGATGAAAACTTTAAAGAAGTTCATAAAGAGTACACCCAATTTGATGAAATAACCGACGAAGATGGTTATCCTGCCGAAAACCTCGAAGCCCTACAAAAATGGCTGAAGGAAGTATTTAACAGAATCCTGAAAACTGATAAATTCACTATAACAGCAATAAATTTTTCTTGTTACGGCGCTAGTTTGGTTCATTTAGATGAAGATGGCATCCCACTGACGCCCTTATATAATTATACAAAACCTCTTGATAATAAATTGCTCCAACAATTTCTTGAAAAATACGGGCCGAGAGAAAATTTTCTGAAAACAACTGGATGTGCTAACCTCAGCATGCTAAACTCAGGTTTACAACTTTATTGGCTGAAGTACAATCAACCGGATGTGTTTTCCAAAATAAAGTACAGTCTCCATTTACCCCAATACTTAAGTTATATCTTTACAGGAATTCCCATTAGCGAATACACTAGTATTGGTTGCCATACCGCACTTTGGGATTATTCAAAAAAAGATTACCACAGCTGGGTTTACAAAGAAAGCATACACAAAATTTTACCTCGTATTGTATCTACCGAAACCAGTATCAACATGAATTATAATGGTAGACGCATTAAAATCGGAGTTGGAATACACGATAGTTCCGCAGCACTTCTCCCCTATGTGAGAAGTATAAAAAAAGAGTTCATTTTAGTGTCGACGGGCACTTGGAGTATTGCACTTAACCCATTTAGCGACAACCCTATTTCTGATGATATAAGGGATAAAGATGTAATAAATTATATGCGCATAAATGGAAAACCTGTTAAAGCGATTCGGCTTTTTTTAGGAAATGAATATAAAATTCAGGTCGCTAAGTTGGATGAGTATTTTGGTGTCCCTGAAGATTATCATAGGTCTGTTAAATTTGATTATGATATTTACTATGAGTTAATAAGTGATTTTGAAAATTGTTATCGTTGGGAAAGTATTGAGTTAGACCATATGCCCGATCATACCATTATGCGGTTTCACAAATATGAACATGCATACCATCAATTAATGATGGAACTTGTAGCACTTCAAATTAAATCTATCAAAAGAGTAGTCGAAGGCAAAGACATTAAGAGAATTTATATCGATGGCGGCTTCAGCCATAATGACCTTTATACCAATCTCCTATCACACTATTTTAGAGATAAGAAATTACGAACTACCGACGCATCTCTCGGTTCTGCCTTAGGTGCAGCAATAAGTATTTCAGATAAAAAATTGAACAGCAAATTCTTAAAAGAGAATTACTCGCTGAAAAAACATGTGCCTTTTATAATTAAGTAAAATATGGCCTCAACATTTAATACCCAATACCCCTCGGTAGATGAT belongs to Aegicerativicinus sediminis and includes:
- a CDS encoding FGGY-family carbohydrate kinase, whose amino-acid sequence is MKEVTAVFDIGKTNKKFFLFDENFKEVHKEYTQFDEITDEDGYPAENLEALQKWLKEVFNRILKTDKFTITAINFSCYGASLVHLDEDGIPLTPLYNYTKPLDNKLLQQFLEKYGPRENFLKTTGCANLSMLNSGLQLYWLKYNQPDVFSKIKYSLHLPQYLSYIFTGIPISEYTSIGCHTALWDYSKKDYHSWVYKESIHKILPRIVSTETSINMNYNGRRIKIGVGIHDSSAALLPYVRSIKKEFILVSTGTWSIALNPFSDNPISDDIRDKDVINYMRINGKPVKAIRLFLGNEYKIQVAKLDEYFGVPEDYHRSVKFDYDIYYELISDFENCYRWESIELDHMPDHTIMRFHKYEHAYHQLMMELVALQIKSIKRVVEGKDIKRIYIDGGFSHNDLYTNLLSHYFRDKKLRTTDASLGSALGAAISISDKKLNSKFLKENYSLKKHVPFIIK
- a CDS encoding TIM barrel protein; its protein translation is MVLKREEIAALNQKNVNDHRDQYEFLSNQLDKKGIDVSRIKTLLEKFQVAIPSWALGAGGTRFGRFSFYGEPSTLEQKIEDVGLLHALTNSAGAISLHIPWDIPEDYLAIKQLAESHNLVFDAVNSNTFQDQKDSPHSYKFGSLCNLNADVRNQAIQHNIDVVEIGKKLGSKSLTVWLADGSNFPGQHNFQTVLNNTQESLNSIYNVLPPDWKLFIEYKPYEPNFYSTVIQDWGTSFMLANGCGDRAYTLVDLGHHLPNTNIEQIVSTLMLKGKLGGFHFNDSKYGDDDLTVGSIKPYSLFLIFNSLVYGIENNPQNPYPAWMIDASHNIKDPIEDLIQSLEAILEAYSKALLIDQEALKVAQHNNDVVKCQEILQDAYRTDVRPLLRQVRLENNSALDPIKTYRELKVRQKLIDLRGKHTVASGL
- a CDS encoding GntR family transcriptional regulator codes for the protein MFTAELIKINESSRIPKYKQIVESIINDIAKGKLEIGKKIPSINEVSETCNLSRDTVEKAYRELKCRKVIVSVKGKGFYIAKTDLISKLNIFFLINKPSSYKMRIYNSFVNEIGANGHVTLSIYHCDEGLFRKELQKSMGAYDYYVIMLHFKDENLTHVSCPDSVLGEINKIPRDKLIILDNDKPEIGGNYGAIYQNFKKDIYDSLIEAMDKLRKYDKLILVYPTKSVFPYPRRILHGFVSFCGEFNFDYEILDQVYDDMELQSRDAYIIIEEMDLVNLVKQVNDKKKILGDDIGIISYNDTPLKELLGITVISTDFRTMGATAAYMVLKNKKEKVRNVFRYIERNSV
- a CDS encoding bifunctional aldolase/short-chain dehydrogenase → MQKTFKYVDYLWNDDDATALGDDQVAQFLYRSNILGSDLRITNYGGGNTSCKTIERDPLTNEEVEVMWIKGSGGDIGTLTKAGIAGLYVNRLRDLKNVYEGLHDEDRMVGLFNHCIYDLESKAPSIDTPLHGMLPFKHIDHLHPDALIAVAAAKDSEKVTKEIWGDTMGWVPWQRPGFDLGLQLEKCLNENPGIRGIVLGSHGLFTWGDTSYDCYMNSLEVIEKASDYIQEKIKEKGSVFGGQKVQSLEKDLRIEQASKLMPILRGLCSSENRMVGHFTDSDTVLEFINSNDLERLAPLGTSCPDHFLRTKIQPLVLQLDPNEDLSNTDKVKEQLVPAFENYRKEYKDYYETCKRPNSPAMRDPNPVIIIYPGVGMFSFSKDKQTTRVASEFYINAINVMRGAEAITSYTALPRQEAFDIEYWLLEEAKLQRMPKEKPLSRKIAFVTGAGGGIGKAIADKLAQEGACVVLSDISEERLIEATSSYGKDKGTYAVCDVTDSNSIAEALKKSCLEFGGVDIVVHSAGLAISKSLEDTTEKDWDILQDVLVKGQFELIKQGVAIMRLQGLSGDVVSIASKNGLVSGPNNVGYGTAKAAQQHMVRLLAAELGKDKIRVNTVNPDGVIVGSKIWEGEWAEGRAKAYGISVDELPAHYAKRNLLNEIIYPSDIANGVFACVAVLDKTTGNIINVDGGMANAFVR